The genomic DNA AACTATACGGTGAAATTTTAAAGTTACACTtaactttaatttttttaatatattttaaaaatatttatatattatatttagataTGTATTTTGCATGGATTATgagtttcaatttttttatcgtaggtaacccgcagccggcagccgctacccttcgggtgcgcactgggtaaaccctacgggttcTCATAATAGTCTGCAAATCACGGAGTTTCAAtgttatataaataataatataatactgttatttttaattttgatacCGTACTTTACACGGATTACCGACTTAGTATTAGGAAACACAGGGACAAAGATCCAGACTCCTGGGTAATAGGAGGCAAATTTTTGATCTATATGCAAAACTGTTTCGAAACCACTCTCTGGCAACAAAAAGAACATAAAGAGATCCTAAAATTAGGACTgtcaaaaaaatttgaaaaatccgatattcgttCGAAAAATTCGCATCTGTATCCGAGAAAAAACGGATATTATACATATCCGAGAAAAAAcagatattatccgtatccgaaactaaatacatatatgatatttaaattatataaatatataattgtatataatttaaaatttattttttttagtttatagtgtgtgtaaatgtattaaataatacgtttatacaaattttatataattgtacacatacattatacatatataaatatattatttgtatTTAATCGTAGAAAATGTTTTATAATCATCGTAAAAACGGTAGGAGCAACAAAAAATCCGATATCTGTCTGAAATATCCGCATTTGTATCcaaataaagcggatattatccgtatccgaaataaagcggatattatccgtattcgaatccgatgattgcggatacggatatagacatatccgtatccgaattatccgtttgacagccctACCTAAAATTAGTAAATAAGATTTTGAATTTTGAATCAGATTTCGAAATCAGTAAAATCAGTAAATAAGATTTCGAAACTACTCTCTGGCAACAAAAAGAACAACGTATATTTAAGGACTTGATATTCGAACTTTTTGGAATACTGTTACAACTTAAACTAAAATCAGTAAATAAGTAGCTGTGATGGATCTGATAAAATTTGAAGGCACGTTCAGCTCCTCAAGAAAAAGCCAGGAACAGAGATCCTAGAAACCATCAGCAATAGAAATTAGTTGACCAAATTACAAGCTCCTCAACTTGTTTTAGCCACCAGGTACCAATGGACATGTTGACACTTGACATATTCTGTTGTAGTTATCAAAAACATACAATTCTATATTCCAAATTGCATGAATACACAGAAAAATATCTCAAATCTTTACTGGGGGCCTCACCGTCAACAAACAAGAATGTATGACTATTTTACGGTTAACTCAATTGATAACATGAATTTCTGATATTCAGGAAAGATGATCTTTTATTAGTGTGTAAAATTCAGTCACGATTTACACTCATTTACAATATACATATACTGCTGATCGATATCAAATAAAAACTTAACATCCAACTTTATCAACTAAAATTTTCAATTGAAGCTCACGAAAGAAAATATAACAGATACACCGCCATCAAAAATCACCACCTCCATCATCAAACCCGTCCGAAATCATGTCACCAATCAATAGTCCACCAAGAGCACCACCCAACAATCCCAATCCTAGTCCACCACCCCCAAACTTACTCTTTTTCGCCGGCTGCTGGACTTGTTGTGGCGGATACCCATAACCCGGTTGTTGTGGAGGATACCCGTAGCCTTGTTGCGGTGGCGGATATCCATACCCCGGTTGTTGAGGTGGATAACCATAACCCTGTTGTGGCGGGTATCCATATCCCGCCACATGTTGACCACCTTGCGGATATCCACCCGCTTGTGGAGGATAGCCCGAACTTGATCCAACCGCGGGAGCCGCAGCCGGATAAGCTGTAACAGGCTCATCCGATTTAGAAGCCACGGCGTGATGGGCTCCCGCAATTTTCTCACTAAACTCATAAGAAAAACTCAACTCTCCCTTTGGTTTTCCCGAAGCTTTCCTAACCTGGTAACTAACAAACTGAACTCCCTTACCATCTCCCATGATCTCCTTCATGGGCACACGTACTTCTCCAACATCTTTGTCACCAAGAGCCCGTTCGGCACGTAGAGTTATTACAAGAGTCAGATTATTTTGTTGCGCCGCCATTTCATCCACGTAAAATTTCATCGGGAAGTTCCACGTAGGATTAGTACCATTGATCTTGTCTGTCTGAGTCTTCTGTTTTGCTCGAGGATCGCCACCGAATACGGTGGCGACTGCATAGACTTCGAGTTTCGAGAAGAGATTGACATTTTTGAGGCCTTTTGCGGCAATGATATTGACATCTAGTGTGCGATACTCCATTTTTTGTTACTTTTATCGAAATGTATGATTGTTCGAACTGCACATATTGAAATTTATAGACACAGGTTCACAAGATTTATAGATAAATAAACACGCAGGCGTAGCTAAAATTTTGGAGTATTCGATGGAAGTAGGAAGTTAATTAAGGGTGACGTCAACGCGAGTTGCACACGCATTCTACACAAGTTAGATATTCAACGGTTATAAGAAGTGGAGGGAAGCTTCTTCCTATATTTCAATCTAAATATCCATTTCTGCCTTTTTTTTGTAATTGAtgattatataaaataaaatgtaaaCTATTCGCGGAATCACGGTATACAGAAGACTTTGTAATCTTAATGAGATGTCCCTTTAGTTAAAAATGTATAAAACATAtcctaaatatatattttagataTTACGTAAAAAATTATTCGTTCTAATGGTACATTCCCTAAACTAACAATTTAACCTCTAATAACTTGTAGTTAAATTATACATAATATGTTATCATATTCTAATAATACATTATACTTATAATAACctgaaataataataatatattattttaaaatataatcaaTCAATATCCACTGGAGTAAATAACCTTACACGTCCAGTAAATTTTTAGATAATttctattttaaattattttagcTAACAATTTAAACAATACCGTTAGAGATGCTCTAAGAGTATGGTGAGAACCCTTAACTGAAAAGGTGTCAAacatactaaaaataattattataaatattatgtAAAAAATTATCCTCTCCAATGATACTTTCTCGTTATCTATAATTTTAGCCAACCTATATATATTAGCTATATTTGTCGAATCTCAGGTTCAGCAAATTTTACATAatcataattttattttttttagcTAACGTACGTTGGAGATACTCTAAGAGTAAAAATAGCTTTCTGACAAACAATCTTTATGAAAAAATATATACCTGGAGATTTTGTTGGTGTGACAATATCAAATGGAGCATTTATTATAGTAAACAGACGTTTTTTAAAATTAACgataatttttttgataaattGGTCAAAATATGTGGTCGCTTTATTAAATTGCCGAATAAATCATCCAATTTATCAAAAATTATCTAATAAATCACTAATCGTCAACTCAACCAAATATTTCTTATTTTCGAAATTCATAACCATTAATGAAGCCTAGAAGGGCATTATTTCAGTTCAATATGAAAGAAATTATATCGTTAAATTACCAAACTATATATGTAATAAATAAGTAATATAAAAATAATGTAATACTTACTGATCACACATGCTTGTAGCTAGAGATACAAAAAGAAATAGAGTAGGTCGAACTCTaaaattttgatatattttttaaattacgCAACAAAATTCTAATTTATGTGCACAGAGTTTTTAAATTGAATTTACAGttatattttgataattaataaattcattaaaataatattttttttccgCACTTAAcattatatatacaatatatttttacctcgatataataaaaaatttctcCATACCCAACTATTACCGGCTACCAAACTATTACCTGTTAGAAATGTGAGTTGTGTTTGGTCCCGGTTGAAATCTTTCGGATCAAACCTTTTAATTTGGACAATTTTAATTTTAAAGTTGAACCTTTTAATAAAAGGAAAGTAAACAAGAATAAATATAATTTGTTCTCCACCGAGGCGTAGACAACGAATGAAACTGGGTGAAACATGTAAAAAACAAAAGAGCCAAAAATTAACAACTGTTCTTTTCCCGATTAAAATGTGAGTTTAGTTTAACAGACTCTTGTTGTCGTTATGACTTATGAATGAGTCATCTATTATATATCTAATACACCAGCAATAGGTTCGCTGAACAAATTTAATCATAATACACCAGAACAGGTTCGCTGAAcaaatttaatcataaataaaataattaatatacATACATGATTTAATAAATACAGTAATTAATATCCATACATGATTTGTTTTAACCATTAATACTcattaattattatataattaataccGATTCATTCATATAATTTTTATTACTTCAATTAAAACATCAATAATATGCAATTCAttcattattatatatttaatacggatttattcatgtaatttttattatctcaattaaaacatcattaatatgcaagtcattaaaaataatttcttcataaaatttacatactctattaaaaaaaattagtataaaaaatttaaatgataACTCTTACATaaaaattcatataatacataattTACTTACTAATATCGATTAGTTGCATACttagtatatatatttatttataactaattattatagagatacatacatgcatcatataatacataagttaTCCCATAAGTGATTTACTAATATCGAATTtgcatacttaatatatatatatatatatttatttatttataactaattattatataaatacaTGCACGCATGTAtccatatatacatacatacatatatccATACAAATATATGTACGTATGTACatacatgtgtatatatataacagTTTAGTTAGAGATGTTATATTTTCAGAGCAGGTTCTTAATTATCAGAgcaaaataatataaatattatattaccCTGAGTTTGTTTTTCTATTTGGCCTGTAGCAGTCATGTCTTATCCTTTTTATTTGCTTCAAAAATTAAAAACctaatattcaaataaaatttcTCTTTTAGTTAATGATTCAATTTTTTTGTCTACAAAAAATAAAATTGTACTTATTTTTAACGTAAGTTAAATTCTAAAGACGAGAATACATAAATTATTAATaatcaaattaataatataaataagtgaattttaaatataaagtaaaaataattattaatattaatagtaataattttaaatttcattaaaaataaaaaatatttaatttgaatAGTAGGTctataaaacatatatattaaaaattctaatattaataataattattattattatagtaataataataataataattattaatattattattataaaaaataaacaatattaatacatgagaaacttgagtacaaaatcatgttatttataaaaaaaaagtGGTAGTACATTTAAATTATAATACAATTTATTTTTATAACATATTATTGTTCGTCGTTAATCTTAAtgacaaaatatatatatatatatatatatatatatatatataaagatatgtGGAAATCGTACAAAATCTtactattaaaataaaatttatttatttatattaattggTCAAACTTGAGTAAAGAATACTTCGTCTCTCTTCGCACCCGTCCCGAAAAACAGCACAGTGCCCATTCGCTTCGCACCCCAATTATGACATCCCTTCTCTCCCATTTCACACCCACCTTTAATCACACAGTTGATTGTCATATACCATATTTATCACATTATAGTCTACAATAAATATTTgcgaataaatattaaaaacaaatCAACTAGAGAAACttatatattaaatatgattatGTGCATCACAACCATTTAAACCTCAAACTGAATAAATATTTATATCTAATCATGTCATACTTTAAGTGTTATATTCTTATATTTacacaaaaaaattaaattctggactttcatatatatatatatagacacacacatatatgtatatataatatatatacatatatatatatatattcttatatttacacaaaaaaattaaattcaggactttcatatatatatatatatatatatatatatctatgtgtTAATTTATGCCAAAAAAACTTTAACTTATGATcttcataattcataaaatataTGATTATGTTGGTTTACATTGGTATTTTACGGCGTCATCATGGCGTGAACGAAtaatattaactaaaataaataatcttGGTAAAGTTTACATATGAAATACAACCAAGAAGCGCCTAGTATGTCGAGAGAtgtgaatttattaatatttttcgAGAGAGGGGAAAGAGTTACTAAGGTCGGAAATTAAAATTGAAGAATACTATAAttcaaataacaattataaaataaaattttatgtaaACAAACAACTATATCGTGTAGTAGTTTAGGCAATtactaaaatttctaaaaaactTCCATAGATCGTCCTTAACGGTGGAAAACAAGAAATATCACTGGTCTCTATGTCAATTGTAGATAAACACTATTGCATCAATACCATCACAATAAAAATCTACTCATATACACAAATAAATCCATCAACATTTGGAGGGGATAACATGAAATattatcataaaatataactaaAATAATATCGATTCGTACAATCTAGAGCTTAAAACTCATACTCCTTTAATTATTTTCAGTATGGGACAAAAAATACACTCTCTTTTTCCAAAAAAATTCAAGCTAACTTCATGTCATATTCTTTATGGATTTCATTAAgcaaaattcttaaaaccatatatgaaagtttaagtacacatattataaaaaaaaattcaattatTAGATTTTAGAATTATCATCAagaatattataaaattatgatttaaaatcaaaTTTTCAAACAAATTATGTTGTCAATATGTATAAAGTTACTTTTGCTATTGTTTCTGGGGTAGTTTGAACTCTGATAGAATGGTTAGTGCTACtaatgattaaattatttaatctacAGAGTCAGCTGACTTCTTAGTTCTTCACGAGCAAATAATTTAATGCCTCAGCTGCAACATGTTCTCTAGACAATAAGATTGGGAGGATTTTACGTGATGGAGCACAAGCTAGCATATTGGTTACTGGGGACAATCTTTGTTAGGTTCACTTAAGGATTTTTAATGGAAACCTATTGAACAATTTCTTGTTGGGCGTATGCATTGTTGGAGCGTCACTAATGCTTTAATGTATGATTGCAATCATCTCTCTGCTCCCTTTTGGTTTTCTTTAGTAAGTATCTTTTCTCTTGCTCAATGCACGGTACATTTGAACTCTTTAAGAATGAATATATCAGTAGGTGTGCTATGAGGAAGTGTTTTTTTTTAATCATGAAATTCCAGTCTAGTTAAATTACTCTGAACTGGATTACCAATTTCTTACAATCATGTGAATTGAAATATATCCCTGTTAATTGGTCAGGTCTGCATCTGGTAACTCTTTTTACAATGAATTCTAAGAAATCTTACATCGACTTGATCTAGAGGAGTAGATTGTGTGTTTACAGCGGACATCACAAGAAACCACATGTTCTTAATATCTTATCTTTGGATTTCTGTTTAGCAATGTATCTAAAGTATAGTCATATGTGGATGATTCACTCACATTTAAAGGACTTTAATATATTCTTTATGATACTTTTTTCAGGTTCAGCTGGAACCCACAACTTCGTGGGCCTTGCTCCTCAAAGAATTGCATGTAACATCAAAATATACCGGAATGTTTCAAGCAGCAAAGGATATTTTTAAAGAGGAAGGATTCCGGTATATTTCTCCTAAACCTCTTGATAGCCAGATTAAAGTCTTTCTGTCTTTGAATTGCATGTCAATTTATGCTCTTAACCATTATTCCTTACCCTCAAAAGCTTTTTCTGAAGGGTCTTTTTATAAATTGAAGAATGTCGTCAATGTCATTTTGATTTACAATAGAATTACTGGAACTTCTAAATACTTGTTAAGGAGTAATGCTATTGCATCTTACAGGGATTTTGGTGTGGTAatgtgttagggcgaaaacacgcgctaatattcacgcaagtatacgcgttcgcaagtagtataagatataaatcagattcgttcccacagagactggtttaggttaagttcaatttatgcacctatgcaacaatatatggttatcgctcaatgctaagacaaataacaaattgagtttttATTAAACTgagagattatactaaataacattaactaagagaattgaagttgaattactatatatgacaaatatgggattctaacttcattatatacttcattcaatagccttttcattcttaaccttaacatgtgatggtgatgacactaatcagataacacgaaactgataaatgccaactttcgttgcacgagtaccattctaccggacatccataaaagagatagaagctgaataggcaccaattatattgagaccctatatgtctatagaatttgacaacataacggtttaagaacaaattatctatcttgattacatagggaaagtaaaacggttagagttacctacgaatcatgcatacacatacatgaacctatgctagcatggcaagttctaaacctctatattcattgtcgtttcaatagagattaacacgctatcttatatgttagctacgcacataagacgaataagcacaacaaatactaggatatcaatcaatcaccacacaccaagatatcgaaacaattaattattgaaatccataagtaaatccgctagaatcccatgacaacgattaacccataatcgaactcatcgtcaccatgggttccaatgaaagcatggtataaataaggtcttaataaactaaataataatcaaagtacgaataaactagatctaggttcaacaagaatgaaaacgggcatccaaagttacaactaattcaaagaatcacaagttaaaaacaagatcttctttttcagagttgttctgtgcttctaggtcttctccttggtatcccaatcttcccggatgatgaaaaccctttttttaagtatatatacgcccctagtggacctggacccttaaaatcgtcaaattctactcaaaaaaggttttttcagcgaaatcagcgaccagccgcgccctgagcggccgctcagctc from Apium graveolens cultivar Ventura chromosome 5, ASM990537v1, whole genome shotgun sequence includes the following:
- the LOC141659157 gene encoding protein SRC2-like, with the translated sequence MEYRTLDVNIIAAKGLKNVNLFSKLEVYAVATVFGGDPRAKQKTQTDKINGTNPTWNFPMKFYVDEMAAQQNNLTLVITLRAERALGDKDVGEVRVPMKEIMGDGKGVQFVSYQVRKASGKPKGELSFSYEFSEKIAGAHHAVASKSDEPVTAYPAAAPAVGSSSGYPPQAGGYPQGGQHVAGYGYPPQQGYGYPPQQPGYGYPPPQQGYGYPPQQPGYGYPPQQVQQPAKKSKFGGGGLGLGLLGGALGGLLIGDMISDGFDDGGGDF